A stretch of Clostridium formicaceticum DNA encodes these proteins:
- a CDS encoding ABC transporter substrate-binding protein, with protein sequence MKKWLSILLVMLLVVSLGLTGCSSQAPADTSAPEGEESSEDVIKIGIFEPITGANAAGGALEVEGVRLANELYPEVLGKKVELVIADNKSDVVEAASAAARLVERDKVTAIIGSWGSGYSIAAGDIVRDAEIPAVAASATNPLVTQGNDYYFRVCFIDPFQGTVMANYAFNNLGAKKAAIMQEVSNDYAVGLAKFFTDSFVELTGDEQAIVEVVNYNTGDQDFSSQLLNIAAKNPEVIFAPGNFTESALVIQQARQLGIDIPIIGGDTWETPEFIDIGQEHVEGAVFSTFFTSETPITKESEVFLDAYRTKYGKEPAAVTALGYDAYILILDAIERAGTTDPVKIREEIAKTTGFEGAAGVITLDANGDAVKSAVIKTVKNGEFVYLDTIEPY encoded by the coding sequence GTGAAAAAGTGGCTTTCAATTTTATTAGTTATGTTGTTGGTGGTATCATTAGGCTTAACAGGCTGTAGCAGCCAAGCACCAGCAGATACATCAGCGCCTGAAGGGGAGGAATCTTCAGAAGACGTTATTAAGATTGGTATTTTTGAACCAATCACTGGTGCGAATGCTGCCGGTGGTGCATTGGAAGTAGAAGGTGTTAGATTAGCAAATGAGCTATATCCAGAGGTATTAGGCAAAAAAGTAGAGCTTGTTATTGCCGATAATAAGTCTGATGTTGTTGAAGCAGCCAGTGCAGCAGCTAGACTTGTGGAAAGAGATAAGGTTACAGCGATTATAGGAAGCTGGGGTAGTGGTTATTCTATAGCCGCTGGAGATATTGTTAGAGATGCTGAAATACCAGCGGTTGCTGCATCTGCTACAAATCCTTTGGTTACACAAGGAAATGATTACTACTTCAGAGTGTGTTTTATCGATCCATTCCAGGGAACTGTTATGGCCAACTATGCCTTTAACAATCTTGGTGCTAAGAAGGCGGCGATTATGCAAGAGGTTTCTAATGACTATGCTGTTGGTTTGGCCAAGTTCTTTACAGACTCCTTTGTAGAGTTAACTGGAGATGAACAGGCAATTGTTGAAGTGGTTAATTACAATACTGGAGATCAAGATTTTTCTTCACAATTATTAAACATTGCTGCTAAAAATCCAGAGGTAATTTTTGCTCCTGGTAACTTTACTGAATCTGCGCTAGTGATTCAGCAGGCAAGACAATTAGGCATTGATATTCCGATTATTGGTGGAGATACCTGGGAAACACCAGAATTTATTGACATCGGCCAAGAGCATGTGGAAGGTGCTGTATTCTCAACCTTCTTTACATCTGAAACGCCGATTACAAAAGAATCAGAGGTTTTCTTAGATGCTTATAGAACCAAGTATGGTAAAGAACCTGCTGCTGTTACAGCATTGGGTTATGATGCTTACATATTAATTCTTGATGCGATTGAAAGAGCTGGAACAACAGATCCAGTGAAAATAAGAGAAGAGATTGCTAAAACAACAGGTTTTGAAGGAGCTGCTGGTGTAATCACCTTAGATGCAAATGGTGATGCTGTAAAGAGCGCTGTTATCAAAACTGTAAAAAATGGTGAATTTGTATACTTAGATACGATAGAGCCTTATTAG
- a CDS encoding branched-chain amino acid ABC transporter permease, whose amino-acid sequence MKKRNVILTILSIVLLVLFLGYASKNFDSYKVRILNLCAIYVVLGLSMNLINGFTGLFSLGHAGFMAVGAYTTALLTMTPESKEMTFFLEPIISPLAEITLPFFIALLLGGMLSALVAFLIGAPTLRLKGDYLAIATLGFSEIIRIIFTNTQTITNGSLGLKSIPNTTNLWWSFGTMLFTVMVMVSLINSSYGKAFKAIREDEIAAESMGINLFKHKVMSFVIGAFFAGIGGGLLGNLLGTINPMMFRFVLTFNVLLIIVLGGMGSITGTVISAFIVTAGLEYLRFLDESINLGFVKLEGIAGLRMVVFSALLMIVVIFFRNGLMGTNEFSWDNFFNFFQRRPFSKKGVGQ is encoded by the coding sequence ATGAAAAAGAGAAATGTAATTTTAACCATCTTATCTATCGTTTTGTTAGTACTATTTCTAGGGTATGCCAGTAAAAACTTTGATTCCTATAAAGTAAGAATTCTAAATCTATGTGCAATTTATGTGGTGCTAGGCCTCAGTATGAATTTAATCAATGGCTTCACCGGTTTGTTTTCTTTAGGACATGCTGGTTTTATGGCGGTGGGGGCTTATACAACAGCTTTGTTGACAATGACACCGGAAAGTAAAGAAATGACTTTTTTTCTAGAGCCTATTATTTCTCCACTGGCAGAGATAACGCTACCTTTTTTCATAGCCTTGCTGTTGGGAGGAATGTTGTCGGCCTTAGTAGCCTTTTTGATTGGTGCACCTACATTGAGGTTAAAAGGAGACTACTTAGCGATTGCAACCTTAGGTTTTTCAGAGATTATTCGTATCATTTTTACCAATACCCAAACCATCACCAATGGCTCTTTGGGATTGAAATCCATACCGAACACAACCAATCTTTGGTGGAGCTTTGGTACAATGCTCTTCACAGTGATGGTCATGGTTTCGTTAATTAACAGCAGCTATGGAAAAGCTTTTAAGGCGATTCGAGAAGATGAAATTGCTGCTGAAAGCATGGGCATTAATTTGTTTAAACATAAGGTGATGTCTTTTGTCATCGGTGCTTTTTTTGCTGGAATTGGAGGTGGATTATTAGGGAACCTATTAGGCACCATCAACCCTATGATGTTCCGCTTCGTCTTAACTTTCAATGTATTGCTGATTATTGTTTTAGGTGGTATGGGAAGTATCACGGGAACAGTGATTTCTGCTTTTATTGTAACCGCGGGATTAGAATATTTGAGATTTTTAGATGAATCCATCAACCTTGGTTTCGTTAAACTAGAAGGGATTGCTGGGCTTAGAATGGTAGTTTTTTCTGCCTTATTGATGATTGTAGTTATTTTCTTTAGAAACGGTTTAATGGGTACCAATGAATTTAGCTGGGATAATTTTTTTAACTTCTTTCAAAGAAGGCCCTTTAGCAAGAAGGGGGTAGGACAATAA
- a CDS encoding ABC transporter ATP-binding protein, whose amino-acid sequence MTMLKTDHITMRFGGLTAVKELNLQIHQGEIIALIGPNGAGKTTAFNMITGVYKPTEGKIIFGDGEITGLKPHEITKRGMARTFQNIRLFKELSVLDNVFIANHLHLKSNLFQSIGGKMYPDFLGKIWEPKYKKEEKEILEKSHMLLEKVGLIDLRYEKANSLPYGVQRKLEIARALATDPKLLLLDEPAAGMNPKETNDLTDFIRQIREEFDLTIFLIEHHMQVVMDISNRIYVLDYGVTIAEGSPYEIQNNERVIQAYLGVSEDA is encoded by the coding sequence ATGACAATGTTAAAAACAGATCATATCACAATGCGATTTGGAGGATTAACTGCTGTAAAAGAGCTTAACCTTCAGATTCATCAAGGAGAAATTATTGCACTAATTGGACCGAATGGGGCAGGAAAGACAACTGCCTTCAATATGATTACAGGCGTTTACAAACCGACAGAGGGTAAAATTATTTTTGGTGATGGAGAAATTACAGGATTGAAGCCCCATGAAATTACAAAGAGGGGAATGGCTAGAACCTTTCAAAATATTCGTTTGTTTAAGGAACTGAGTGTATTGGACAATGTATTTATTGCTAACCATCTACACTTAAAATCCAATTTATTTCAATCCATCGGTGGTAAGATGTACCCTGACTTTTTAGGCAAAATTTGGGAGCCTAAATATAAGAAGGAAGAAAAAGAAATCTTAGAAAAATCCCACATGCTGTTGGAGAAGGTAGGACTAATAGATTTAAGATACGAAAAGGCCAATAGTTTGCCCTATGGTGTTCAAAGAAAATTGGAAATTGCTAGAGCTTTGGCTACAGATCCTAAGCTGCTACTGTTGGATGAACCTGCCGCAGGTATGAATCCGAAGGAAACCAATGATTTAACAGATTTTATTAGACAAATTCGAGAGGAGTTTGACCTAACAATCTTCTTGATTGAACATCATATGCAGGTGGTTATGGATATATCCAATAGAATTTACGTTTTAGATTATGGTGTTACGATTGCAGAGGGCAGCCCCTATGAGATTCAAAACAATGAGAGAGTAATTCAAGCCTATCTGGGGGTGAGTGAAGATGCTTAA
- a CDS encoding ABC transporter ATP-binding protein has protein sequence MLKIEDLKVSYGGIQALKGINLEVQEGKIVALIGANGAGKSTTLRSIVGLIKPESGRITYHGEDLSKIQTKDMVRKGITLVPEGRRVFPDLTVLENIKIGAFYRNDEKNIKEDIEWVYSLFPRLKERTWQLAGTLSGGEQQMLAVGRALMSRPKLLMMDEPSLGLAPLIVKEIFNIIEEIHKQGVTILLIEQNANVSLKIAHQAYVMETGTITLEGTGKELLTNEEVKKAYLGESVHG, from the coding sequence ATGCTTAAAATAGAAGATTTGAAGGTTTCTTATGGTGGTATTCAAGCCCTAAAGGGGATTAACTTAGAGGTACAAGAGGGAAAAATTGTTGCCTTAATCGGTGCCAATGGTGCCGGTAAAAGTACAACCCTTCGTTCTATTGTAGGTTTGATTAAGCCGGAGTCAGGAAGGATTACTTATCATGGGGAGGATTTATCTAAAATACAAACCAAAGACATGGTAAGAAAGGGGATCACCCTTGTACCTGAGGGTAGAAGAGTTTTTCCAGACTTGACGGTATTGGAAAATATAAAAATCGGTGCTTTTTATAGAAATGATGAAAAGAATATTAAAGAAGACATAGAGTGGGTCTATTCTCTATTCCCACGATTAAAAGAAAGAACATGGCAGCTGGCAGGAACACTGTCTGGTGGTGAACAGCAGATGCTGGCAGTAGGAAGAGCCCTGATGTCAAGACCAAAGCTTTTGATGATGGATGAACCTTCATTGGGATTAGCACCCTTGATTGTAAAGGAAATTTTCAATATTATTGAAGAAATTCATAAGCAAGGGGTGACAATTCTTCTGATAGAGCAAAATGCCAACGTATCCTTAAAAATCGCTCATCAAGCTTATGTTATGGAGACAGGAACAATCACCCTTGAAGGTACAGGCAAGGAATTGTTAACCAATGAAGAAGTAAAAAAGGCATACCTCGGGGAAAGTGTACATGGATAA
- a CDS encoding aminotransferase class IV, with translation MGGKIILADGGVKMKGSHKEMHKDYFLINGKIAPAEAFDPHEITKTTSVYEVIRIIHGIPLFLEEHLERLNQSFHLLGFDFSIDKKSITQQIHQLVEINKCYHYNLKLIVNNLKEAYPNIFLFFIESNYPSHQQYEKGIAAILYQGERENPNAKVILKSFRQQVQEALKAADAYEAILVDQHQQITEGSRSNIFLVKEDILYTAPAAKVLKGVTRNRIIDLCKSLKFSVVETPISLTFLREADGLFMTGTSPKVLPITSVDGKPYDSIRNATIYKVQRAYDAAIENYINGRIHSQS, from the coding sequence ATGGGTGGTAAAATAATCTTAGCAGATGGAGGTGTAAAAATGAAGGGAAGTCACAAAGAAATGCACAAAGACTACTTTTTAATTAATGGGAAAATTGCTCCTGCTGAGGCATTTGATCCCCATGAAATCACAAAAACCACTTCAGTCTATGAAGTCATTCGTATCATTCACGGTATTCCCCTCTTTTTAGAGGAGCATTTAGAACGGTTGAATCAATCCTTCCATTTATTAGGCTTTGATTTTTCCATAGATAAGAAAAGTATAACACAGCAAATTCATCAATTAGTAGAAATCAACAAGTGTTATCACTACAATTTAAAACTTATTGTCAACAATCTCAAAGAAGCTTATCCAAATATATTTTTATTCTTTATTGAAAGTAATTATCCTAGCCATCAACAATACGAAAAAGGCATAGCAGCTATACTGTACCAAGGAGAAAGAGAAAATCCTAATGCCAAAGTTATTTTAAAGAGTTTTCGTCAACAGGTACAGGAGGCGCTGAAGGCAGCTGACGCCTATGAAGCTATTCTAGTAGATCAACATCAGCAGATCACAGAAGGCAGTCGCTCCAATATCTTTTTGGTCAAGGAAGATATTCTTTATACCGCTCCAGCGGCAAAGGTACTAAAGGGGGTTACAAGAAACCGCATTATTGATTTATGTAAAAGTTTGAAGTTCTCCGTAGTGGAGACCCCCATTTCTTTAACTTTTTTAAGGGAAGCTGACGGTTTATTTATGACTGGAACTTCTCCGAAGGTCTTGCCCATTACCTCTGTAGATGGTAAGCCTTATGATTCTATAAGGAATGCAACGATTTATAAAGTACAAAGGGCTTATGATGCTGCAATTGAGAATTACATCAATGGTAGAATTCATTCTCAGTCATAA
- a CDS encoding permease, whose protein sequence is MANLILYATAFGFLGVSYVKDRKKTKMALKKAWKAFENILPQFLGIIIVVGLLLSILNPEVIARILGGQSGWFGVVISSVVGAITLMPPFVAFPTAALLLENGAGLMQMAAFVSSLMMVGVVTAPIEMQYLGKKLTLWRNVLAFIFSFLVAYVMGRVV, encoded by the coding sequence GTGGCCAATCTAATCTTATATGCTACTGCCTTTGGTTTTTTAGGTGTATCCTATGTGAAAGATCGAAAAAAAACGAAAATGGCACTAAAAAAGGCTTGGAAAGCCTTTGAAAATATTTTGCCACAATTTTTAGGTATTATTATTGTTGTAGGGCTTTTGTTATCGATATTAAACCCTGAAGTGATTGCTAGGATCTTAGGGGGTCAGTCAGGCTGGTTTGGCGTGGTAATTTCCTCTGTGGTGGGGGCGATTACACTAATGCCTCCCTTTGTAGCCTTCCCCACAGCTGCATTATTATTGGAAAATGGTGCAGGGCTTATGCAAATGGCAGCCTTCGTATCTTCCTTGATGATGGTAGGGGTAGTAACGGCCCCCATAGAGATGCAATATCTAGGAAAAAAATTAACCCTGTGGAGAAATGTTTTAGCGTTTATTTTTTCTTTTCTTGTAGCTTATGTCATGGGAAGGGTGGTATAG
- a CDS encoding permease, with amino-acid sequence MKKMLKRYRFFFAMFSVLALVTLTHRSIGVKAIGIATFSFKEMAMIVPPVFLLLGLLDVWVPKELMIKYMGEDSGIKGTALAFLMGSAAAGPLYAAFPAVLILIKKGAGFKNILVFIGAWSTTKIPTLLFEISALGKDFALTRLMINIPGIIIMAHLLNYFVASREKENIYENVKKLEKA; translated from the coding sequence ATGAAAAAAATGTTGAAGCGATATAGATTTTTCTTTGCGATGTTTAGTGTATTGGCGCTGGTTACTCTTACACATAGAAGTATTGGGGTAAAGGCCATAGGCATAGCGACCTTCAGCTTTAAAGAAATGGCGATGATTGTACCGCCAGTATTTCTTTTGCTAGGATTACTAGACGTATGGGTACCTAAGGAGCTGATGATTAAATACATGGGGGAGGATTCTGGCATCAAGGGAACTGCATTGGCTTTTTTAATGGGATCAGCAGCAGCAGGACCGCTTTATGCAGCTTTTCCAGCTGTACTGATCCTGATAAAAAAAGGGGCTGGCTTTAAAAATATTTTGGTTTTCATTGGAGCATGGTCCACCACAAAAATTCCTACCTTATTATTTGAAATATCTGCTCTAGGCAAAGATTTTGCTTTAACAAGATTGATGATAAATATCCCTGGAATCATTATTATGGCTCATTTGCTAAATTATTTTGTGGCTTCCAGAGAAAAAGAAAATATTTATGAAAATGTCAAGAAACTTGAAAAAGCCTAA
- a CDS encoding flagellar protein FlaG, whose translation MRLEGMQNIQVNPGVKSVGEQGSYQPIKNNGVEIKHQENVKEKDRYTEEQLVKAVKKANESFEAFDRRLEITIHEATKQVMVKVINSSNDEVIREVPPEKILDFVAYMMEVAGLIVDKKV comes from the coding sequence GTGAGATTAGAAGGGATGCAGAACATTCAAGTAAATCCTGGCGTAAAAAGTGTAGGTGAGCAAGGAAGCTATCAACCTATCAAAAACAACGGTGTTGAAATAAAACATCAGGAAAATGTAAAAGAAAAGGACAGATATACTGAGGAACAACTGGTGAAGGCGGTAAAGAAAGCTAATGAAAGCTTTGAAGCTTTTGACAGAAGATTAGAAATCACCATACATGAGGCAACAAAGCAAGTGATGGTGAAAGTAATCAATTCTTCTAATGACGAGGTTATTAGGGAAGTGCCTCCAGAAAAAATATTAGACTTTGTGGCTTATATGATGGAGGTAGCAGGTTTGATTGTAGATAAAAAAGTATAG
- the fliD gene encoding flagellar filament capping protein FliD: protein MRIGGIASGMDTEQMVQSLMKAERLRIDRFFQQEQRLKWRQEAYNNINRSMANFILDSRKAFGLTTVSNTGTMLNRSAESFNWVKKATSNDESIVKATANANAMAGTHKIEVKQLADVASATSKNLKEENFDGKMLVDGEGKFNFNKRELILSTGAAEGRSIKVEIGSDTNIKTMDDFVKFLNTATSKEEGKEDVSLGMRAAYDKSLGRLMLTTKETGDNQYIKIKDTTGDNLNFAEVAFDAEQIDGEGNLKIKGEDAKILFNGQEVKKSTNNFSIFGINLQLQAEQAENAEPITIRVEADTDSIFDKVKSFVDEYNKIIDMINGQLGEKYYRDFAPLTDEQKEAMSEKDIELWEEKAKSGLLRNDSTLTRTLQTMRSNLYERVENVTGSYNNITQLGITTGAYQDGGKLVIDEQKLRNAINDDPEGVVNLLFKTPDASITNDKEKMKNTGLVQRIYDGMTDGIKEVIRQSGPGEDAALLRNVRSNILIDFVTAGSQSVLDKDLSNINSRIAREEMLLAKREDRYWQQFTAMEKALSQMNQQSAWLMSQLGQQY, encoded by the coding sequence ATGAGAATTGGGGGAATTGCCTCCGGCATGGATACGGAACAAATGGTTCAAAGCCTAATGAAGGCAGAGAGATTAAGAATTGACAGATTTTTTCAGCAGGAGCAGCGCTTAAAGTGGCGACAGGAAGCCTATAACAATATCAATAGAAGTATGGCAAACTTTATTTTGGATTCACGAAAAGCTTTTGGATTAACTACTGTTTCTAACACAGGCACGATGCTAAACAGGAGTGCTGAAAGTTTTAATTGGGTAAAAAAAGCTACCTCTAATGACGAAAGTATTGTGAAGGCTACTGCTAATGCCAATGCGATGGCAGGAACTCATAAAATAGAGGTGAAGCAGCTGGCGGATGTAGCTAGTGCCACTAGTAAGAACCTCAAAGAAGAGAATTTTGATGGTAAAATGCTTGTAGATGGGGAAGGAAAATTTAATTTTAATAAAAGGGAGTTAATACTGAGTACTGGTGCAGCTGAGGGGCGATCCATAAAGGTAGAAATTGGATCAGATACAAATATCAAAACAATGGATGACTTTGTAAAGTTTTTAAATACAGCTACATCAAAAGAAGAAGGAAAAGAAGACGTTAGTCTAGGCATGAGGGCTGCCTATGATAAAAGCTTAGGTAGATTGATGCTTACTACGAAAGAAACTGGTGATAATCAGTATATAAAAATAAAGGATACTACAGGAGATAATTTAAATTTTGCAGAAGTAGCATTTGATGCGGAACAGATTGATGGCGAAGGAAATCTAAAGATTAAAGGAGAGGATGCTAAAATCCTCTTTAACGGTCAAGAAGTAAAAAAATCTACCAATAACTTCTCTATCTTCGGTATTAACCTACAGCTTCAAGCAGAGCAGGCAGAGAATGCTGAGCCTATTACCATCCGTGTAGAAGCAGATACAGACAGTATCTTTGATAAAGTAAAATCTTTTGTCGATGAATATAATAAAATCATAGACATGATTAATGGGCAATTGGGAGAAAAGTATTATAGAGACTTTGCACCTCTTACTGATGAACAAAAAGAAGCTATGTCAGAAAAAGACATTGAACTTTGGGAGGAGAAGGCAAAGAGTGGACTGCTCCGAAATGATAGTACCTTGACCCGAACACTACAGACGATGCGAAGTAATTTATATGAAAGAGTAGAGAATGTTACTGGTAGCTATAACAACATCACACAGTTAGGTATTACAACAGGTGCTTACCAAGATGGGGGCAAGCTAGTGATTGATGAACAAAAACTGCGAAATGCTATCAATGATGACCCGGAGGGGGTAGTTAATCTACTATTTAAAACTCCAGATGCAAGTATAACAAATGACAAAGAAAAAATGAAAAATACAGGCTTGGTGCAAAGAATTTATGATGGTATGACCGATGGCATAAAGGAAGTAATAAGGCAGTCTGGTCCAGGTGAAGATGCTGCACTACTAAGAAATGTTCGATCCAATATTCTAATTGATTTTGTAACAGCAGGATCACAAAGTGTGCTGGATAAGGATCTTAGTAATATTAATTCTAGAATCGCTAGGGAAGAGATGCTTTTAGCAAAAAGAGAAGATCGCTATTGGCAGCAATTCACAGCCATGGAGAAAGCCTTATCACAAATGAATCAGCAGAGTGCGTGGCTGATGTCACAGTTGGGTCAGCAATACTAA
- the fliS gene encoding flagellar export chaperone FliS yields MAMQNPYNQYKENNIMTASPENLTLLLYNGALKFIHQGKMFIEQKNIQKANDAIIRTQDIIQELNITLDMQYEVSKNLRSLYTYIIERLVEANIHKDTAILEEVNGMITELRDTWKEAMKLAKIGK; encoded by the coding sequence ATGGCAATGCAAAATCCATATAATCAGTACAAAGAAAACAACATCATGACGGCTTCACCCGAAAATTTGACATTATTATTATACAATGGTGCATTAAAGTTTATCCATCAAGGCAAAATGTTTATAGAACAAAAAAATATTCAAAAGGCAAATGATGCTATAATAAGAACACAGGATATTATTCAAGAGTTAAATATTACCTTAGATATGCAGTATGAAGTTTCTAAAAACCTAAGGAGCCTATATACCTATATTATAGAAAGATTGGTGGAGGCTAATATTCATAAAGATACAGCGATATTAGAAGAAGTCAATGGGATGATTACAGAATTAAGAGATACTTGGAAAGAAGCCATGAAGTTAGCGAAAATAGGAAAATAG
- the flgN gene encoding flagellar export chaperone FlgN — protein MIREELVAYLLRISQGKLLLVNHLLKITQQQSKALEEEDIKILEDLVQEKQGIMEKIDVLDKEFMDKYSLIKEELGIENLQQYEGEVSETFKELKEKIAVIFKVIEEVHDLDQENTKKVKNNIAKSQQNIKSIKTGKRALAGYNQPYKESHSFFIDKKK, from the coding sequence ATGATAAGAGAAGAACTGGTGGCATACCTTCTTCGTATTAGCCAGGGAAAACTGCTTTTAGTAAATCATTTACTAAAAATTACACAGCAGCAGAGCAAGGCCTTGGAGGAAGAGGACATAAAAATCTTAGAAGATCTCGTTCAAGAAAAGCAAGGGATCATGGAAAAAATAGATGTGTTGGATAAGGAATTTATGGACAAGTACAGCCTCATCAAAGAAGAGTTAGGAATAGAAAACCTTCAGCAATATGAAGGGGAAGTTTCTGAGACCTTTAAAGAATTGAAGGAAAAAATAGCTGTTATTTTTAAAGTAATAGAAGAAGTACATGATCTAGATCAGGAAAACACAAAAAAGGTAAAAAACAATATTGCGAAATCTCAGCAAAACATTAAATCCATCAAAACAGGTAAAAGAGCCTTAGCGGGATATAATCAACCCTATAAGGAAAGTCATTCTTTCTTCATAGATAAGAAAAAATAA
- the hpf gene encoding ribosome hibernation-promoting factor, HPF/YfiA family, with protein MKVIISGKNIEVTEALKGTVESKISKLDKYFNEGAEAQATLTVEKNRQIIEVTIPINGSILRAEEVTHDMYTSIDKVVDKLIRQLRKHKTKMEKNRVSNYETIRFENIPVFEEEDRDVEAKIVKTKRFALKPMVSEEAVLQMELIGHNFYVFANADTDEVNVVYKRKDGNYGLIEPEFD; from the coding sequence ATGAAGGTCATTATAAGTGGAAAAAACATAGAAGTAACCGAGGCTTTGAAAGGGACAGTTGAATCGAAAATCTCTAAGCTAGACAAATATTTTAATGAAGGAGCTGAGGCACAGGCTACTTTGACAGTAGAGAAAAATAGACAAATTATAGAAGTAACAATACCTATCAACGGTTCTATTTTGAGGGCAGAGGAAGTTACTCATGATATGTATACTTCTATTGACAAGGTTGTAGATAAATTAATTCGCCAGCTAAGAAAGCATAAAACGAAGATGGAGAAGAATCGTGTGAGCAATTATGAAACAATTCGATTCGAAAATATACCAGTATTCGAAGAGGAAGATAGGGATGTTGAGGCAAAAATTGTAAAAACAAAGCGTTTTGCGTTAAAACCAATGGTATCTGAAGAGGCAGTACTACAAATGGAGCTGATTGGGCATAATTTCTACGTATTCGCTAATGCTGATACCGATGAAGTAAATGTTGTTTATAAAAGAAAAGACGGAAACTACGGATTGATAGAGCCTGAATTCGATTAG
- a CDS encoding DUF5317 domain-containing protein, translating to MVLEAIVLGLIVGKIRGGQFRRLGITTLRFSWVILLAFSLRLAISVMISLGHPVVIHYRMILYLASYILLFVALFFNMHFKCMWLITIGSITNFLAILLNKGSMPINMETLEKFGFENMLTSIQLGVLPQYIPMEEAELYSTYLGKGLSMPSIYPLKQIFSIGDLLIVIGIFFLVQHMMSSSLYHKTSRVLHFDHKSKPSL from the coding sequence GTGGTGCTAGAGGCCATCGTATTAGGATTAATTGTAGGGAAAATTCGGGGAGGTCAGTTTAGAAGATTGGGTATTACTACTTTAAGGTTTTCGTGGGTTATTTTGCTGGCTTTTTCCTTAAGGCTGGCAATCTCTGTGATGATTTCTCTAGGGCATCCCGTTGTTATACATTATAGAATGATACTTTATTTAGCCTCCTATATCCTGTTGTTTGTAGCATTATTCTTCAATATGCATTTTAAGTGTATGTGGCTTATCACAATAGGTAGCATAACAAATTTTTTAGCGATTTTATTAAATAAAGGAAGTATGCCTATCAACATGGAAACATTAGAAAAATTTGGATTTGAAAATATGCTAACTTCTATTCAATTAGGAGTACTACCTCAATATATACCGATGGAGGAAGCGGAGCTTTACAGTACCTACCTGGGAAAAGGTCTCTCTATGCCTTCTATTTATCCTTTGAAACAGATTTTTAGTATAGGAGATCTTCTCATTGTAATAGGAATATTTTTCCTAGTGCAGCATATGATGTCTTCTAGTTTGTATCATAAAACCTCTAGGGTATTACATTTCGATCATAAAAGCAAACCGTCTTTGTAA